The proteins below come from a single Rosa rugosa chromosome 2, drRosRugo1.1, whole genome shotgun sequence genomic window:
- the LOC133731311 gene encoding uncharacterized protein LOC133731311: MEAEQIMELFDSYWFELEILKKQPFSANSSRFEAAPVHEIEEQPSKPEVLRIPSLHTRSMSEDLSSKTSFINYGSLSPDSVLHRPKLTTIISGKEATESMEEIPVQKHETESSKKAKIERRRKKGGSKSLTDLQFEELKGFMDLGFVFSEEDKDSNLASIIPGLKKLGKKDDGEENEEAFEDESAISRPYLSEAWEVMEKRKKEKKPLMDWRFPSLSNEIDMKDNLKWWAHTVASTVR, translated from the coding sequence ATGGAAGCAGAGCAAATCATGGAGCTCTTTGATTCTTACTGGTTTGAGCTTGAAATCCTCAAGAAACAACCATTTTCAGCAAACTCATCAAGATTTGAAGCTGCCCCAGTTCATGAAATTGAAGAACAACCATCAAAACCAGAGGTCTTACGCATTCCAAGCCTCCATACTAGATCCATGAGCGAAGATTTGAGCTCCAAAACGAGCTTTATAAATTACGGTTCTCTCTCGCCAGACTCAGTCCTCCACAGACCAAAGCTCACCACCATTATTTCTGGAAAAGAAGCTACAGAATCAATGGAAGAAATTCCAGTACAAAAACATGAAACAGAGTCATCGAAGAAGGCTAAAATTgagagaagaaggaagaagggcGGGAGCAAGAGCTTGACAGACCTTCAGTTTGAGGAGCTAAAAGGGTTTATGGATTTGGGATTTGTTTTCTCAGAAGAAGACAAAGACTCAAACTTGGCTTCAATCATTCCAGGTCTGAAAAAATTGGGGAAGAAGGATGATGGTGAAGAAAACGAGGAAGCTTTTGAAGATGAGTCTGCGATTTCAAGGCCTTATCTTTCTGAAGCGTGGGAGGTgatggagaagagaaagaaagagaagaagccATTGATGGATTGGAGGTTTCCATCTTTGAGCAATGAAATTGACATGAAGGACAATCTCAAATGGTGGGCTCATACTGTTGCTTCTACAGTTAGATGA